TGTGTCTGGAATACAGGAAATATGGCTCTCAATGTGTCCAGATTATACGAACTTTTATGCTGGACATATATGTCTATTTATTTAGATATAAACTGAACACAAATAAAACAGAAAAACTCTATATGGAGTATTTCTTGAATTAATTTAATTTCCCTCTGACGCATACAAGGGAATTCCAATTTTTAACATCTGGTCTCTCAAATCTTGGGTTCGACCAGGAGGCAACTGAGCGTGTAAAAAAGAATTTACCTCGCTTACTCGTATATTTAATAACTCAGCTAGTACTGTCTTCGTGTAACCATGCCGTATTAAGCGAGGTTCTAAATCGTTAAGTCCCACAGTCAAGACAGCTTCAGCCATACCAAGAGTGACAGGCTTCGTTGCTGCTTGATAAGCGTCTTCAAAAGCCCTCTGCAAATAATGTTCGATTTGCAATGGAGTCGTCAATCGTTCTGCCAAAAATGCAATTGCCTCATTGGTAATCAAATCTTCAGGCAGATAATCATCGTGAATACACTCGCTCAACAGCCATTTTATATACTCAACTTGATGTCCTCTAATACCTTCTAAACTAAAAATATTGGTTCTAGCACCAATCTCTTCCAAAGATGGTCGACGCAAATCATTTTTCAATTTGGGATGTCCCAGCAGCACTACAGATAAAGTGCAACCATTCTGGCGTACCAATTCAATTAAACGCTTAATTTTGACTAACGTACCGTGATGAATGTCATGAGCTTCATCCACAAAAAGCACTACAGGCTTACGGCATTTTTGAATTAAAGCTAAGAATTTTCGTTCTCTGAGTTCTGGTTGGGTCGGTGGTTTAGCGTCCTTTTCTGTACTTAAATCGCAAAACAAAGCACTCATCAAAACCCCGACACTGACCTTATCTTTGTCAATTGCAAGGCAACGAGAAATAATAATGTCTTTTTCGGAGGACAATTCTAATTGCAGTCGTTGTAAAGTCGTTGTTTTACCACAACCAACAACACCTGTTAGAGCAATCAAACGACCTTGCCTAATTTGGGGTTTGAGTTCTTTGAATAGATTTGTCTGTTCTTGGGTCTCAAAATAGCCCACATGATCTAAGGTACGTTTAAGTCCAAAATAAGTCATGACATCACTCAACATGGCTCGTACCTGATAATGGGTTAAAGAAATCTCGAATTTGTTTCATTACCTCCTGCTTATTGAGAGTAGACACCAGAACCGCATTAATATAAGCCATTTGTTCAGGGGTGAGTTTGGCTAATGGGCGTGCCAAATAATCGGCGATCGCTAATTTGGCTGCAATCACCGTGCTGAATGTCAGTTCTTGAAATGGATTGGGGTCTACAAAAGGCTGCACCTTTAGTTGGGTTGTACTACTCCCGAATTCAGGCGGGTTGCCTTTACCAATCACAGAGTTCGGTAAAGACAACTGTTTAGCCAAAGATTCAAT
This genomic interval from Nostoc flagelliforme CCNUN1 contains the following:
- a CDS encoding ExeA family protein, encoding MLSDVMTYFGLKRTLDHVGYFETQEQTNLFKELKPQIRQGRLIALTGVVGCGKTTTLQRLQLELSSEKDIIISRCLAIDKDKVSVGVLMSALFCDLSTEKDAKPPTQPELRERKFLALIQKCRKPVVLFVDEAHDIHHGTLVKIKRLIELVRQNGCTLSVVLLGHPKLKNDLRRPSLEEIGARTNIFSLEGIRGHQVEYIKWLLSECIHDDYLPEDLITNEAIAFLAERLTTPLQIEHYLQRAFEDAYQAATKPVTLGMAEAVLTVGLNDLEPRLIRHGYTKTVLAELLNIRVSEVNSFLHAQLPPGRTQDLRDQMLKIGIPLYASEGN